One segment of Alligator mississippiensis isolate rAllMis1 chromosome 13, rAllMis1, whole genome shotgun sequence DNA contains the following:
- the KLHL17 gene encoding kelch-like protein 17 — protein sequence MEGGMQLLNRDGHSISHNSKRHYHDAFVCMNRMRQRGLLCDIVLHVGTKEIKAHKVVLASCSPYFHAMFTNEMSESRQTHVTLHDIDPQALEQLVQYAYTAEIVVGEGNVQTLLPAASLLQLNGVRDACCKFLLSQLDPSNCLGIRGFADTHSCSDLLKSAHKYVLQHFVEVSKTEEFMLLPLKQVLDLVSSDSLNVPSEEEVYRAVLSWVKHDVDSRRQHVPRLMKCVRLPLLSRDFLMSNVDTELLVRHHSECKDLLIEALKYHLMPEQRGVLGNSRTRPRRCEGASTVLFAVGGGSLFAIHGDCEAYDTRTDRWHMVASMSTRRARVGVAAIGNKLYAVGGYDGTSDLATVESYDPVTNSWQPEVSMGTRRSCLGVAALHGLLYAAGGYDGASCLNSAERYDPLTGTWTSIAAMSTRRRYVRVATLDGNLYAVGGYDSSAHLATVEKYEPQINTWTPIANMLSRRSSAGVAVLEGMLYVAGGNDGTSCLNSVERYNPKTNTWESVAPMNIRRSTHDLVAMDGWLYAVGGNDGSSSLNSIEKYNPRTNKWVAASCMFTRRSSVGVAVLELLNFPPPSSPTLSVSSTSL from the exons ATGGAGGGCGGCATGCAGCTTCTCAACCGGGATGGCCACAGCATCTCCCACAACTCCAAGCGGCACTACCACGACGCCTTCGTGTGCATGAACCGCATGCGGCAGCGGGGCCTGCTCTGCGACATCGTGCTGCACGTGGGCACCAAGGAGATCAAGGCCCACAAGGTTGTGCTGGCATCCTGCAGCCCCTACTTCCACGCCATGTTTACAA ATGAGATGAGTGAAAGCCGCCAGACCCACGTGACTCTGCACGACATTGACCCccaggccctggagcagctggtgcaGTACGCCTACACAGCAGAGATTGTGGTGGGCGAAGGGAACGTGCAG ACGCTCCTGCCCGCAGCCAGCCTCCTGCAGCTCAACGGGGTGCGGGATGCATGTTGCAAGTTCCTGCTGAGCCAGCTGGACCCCTCCAACTGCCTGGGCATCCGGGGCTTTGCCGACACACACTCCTGCAGCGATTTGCTCAAATCAGCCCACAAGTACGTCCTCCAGCATTTCGTGGAGGTGTCCAAGACGGAGGAgttcatgctgctgccactcaagCAG GTGCTGGACCTTGTTTCTAGCGACAGCCTCAACGTGCCCTCAGAGGAAGAAGTGTACCGGGCTGTGCTCAGCTGGGTCAAACATGATGTggacagcaggaggcagcacGTTCCCAGG ctcaTGAAGTGCGTCCGGTTGCCCTTGCTGAGCCGCGACTTCCTGATGAGCAATGTGGACACGGAGCTCCTGGTCCGGCACCACTCGGAGTGCAAGGACCTGTTGATCGAGGCCCTTAAGTACCACCTCATGCCGGAGCAGAGGGGGGTCCTCGGTAACAGCAGGACCAGGCCCCGGCGGTGCGAGGGGGCCAGCACGGTGCTCTTTGCTGTTG GTGGGGGGAGCCTTTTCGCCATCCACGGAGACTGCGAGGCCTATGACACGCGGACGGACCGGTGGCACATGGTGGCCTCCATGTCCACCCGGAGGGCCAGGGTGGGCGTCGCTGCTATCGGAAACAAGCTGTACGCCGTGGGCGG CTATGATGGGACCTCAGACTTGGCCACCGTGGAGTCATACGACCCAGTGACTAACTCCTGGCAGCCGGAGGTGTCCATGGGCACCCGGCGGAGCTGCCTGGGTGTGGCAGCACTCCATGGGCTCCTTTACGCTGCAGGGGGTTACGACGGGGCCTCCTGTCTGAACAG cgcAGAGAGGTACGATCCCCTGACGGGCACCTGGACATCAATTGCTGCCATGAGCACAAGGAGGAGATATGTTCGGGTGGCAACGTTAG ATGGCAATCTCTACGCTGTCGGGGGCTATGACAGCTCAGCCCACTTGGCAACGGTGGAAAAGTATGAGCCTCAG aTCAACACATGGACCCCAATCGCCAACATGTTGAGTCGCCGGAGCAGCGCGGGTGTGGCTGTGCTTGAGGGGATGCTCTATGTGGCCGGCGGCAATGACGGGACCAGCTGCCTTAACTCGGTGGAGCGCTACAACCCGAAGACCAACACCTGGGAGAGCGTGGCGCCCATGAACATCCGGAG AAGCACCCACGACCTGGTGGCCATGGACGGGTGGCTCTACGCGGTGGGGGGGAACGACGGCAGCTCCAGCCTCAACTCCATCGAGAAGTACAACCCCCGCACCAACAAGTGGGTGGCAGCTTCGTGCATGTTCACGCGCCGCAGCAGCGTGGGTGTGGCGGTGCTGGAACTGCTCAACTTCCCGCCTCCCTCCTCGCCGACGCTCTCCGTGTCCTCGACGAGCCTTTGA